The Vespula vulgaris chromosome 10, iyVesVulg1.1, whole genome shotgun sequence nucleotide sequence TGGCGGaagaatttgaatttttcgaggtaactattatttctaatatttcatagaaataCCTACGATTTTTACGTCCTCTATTTAATGAcattatgtaatttaatatttcgctTAGATCAATGTTTATTTAGCTACGTGTGCgtttcacttttctttatatcgagTTTATTCGTAATCAATCGTATATACGTAGTATGCTTGTTCGATGACAACCAATCATGTTTCTAGACTACATGTTTATTCCGATTTACACAATTCCTTTTTCAAATTCAACCGCCAGGGAGCGGAGCACAGCAACAATAAGAAACATGTCGGCGATAAGAGTGTAACTAAAATCTTTCCTGTCTCCCATGAGTTTGGCCCCCCTGCGAGCAGGGCGATAACTTATACCGCGATATTACGCTTCGTATGATTTCTGACAACTGACGGAATTTAGTGCTTATTTTGATGCGGTGCAATatgtaatgttattattaaataagaagaagcaGAGATGCAAGACATTTGTGAAAATATTCGTACGGCGATTGAACATGGACGTACTGATATTATCAGATCCATTTTAGAAGCATGTAGGTATTACTAAATTGTAATGTACAGTGTATTTGAACACTCAAATAATGCAGCTAAATGATATTAGATATCATAGCCTATTTTTACTGATCAGTTAAAATTTCTACGTTTACTTATTACACGTAGGTGAAAATGGTCCTACGGCTGAAggaataacaaaagaaaaaatattgaatcaaCCTCTCTTAGAAGAAGGAACTTTTTTATCATATGCATCTAAGGTATCTAGAAGAAATTATGCGGCTTTCTTATCGCTATATCTTGTTCCTTGATACTTCGTAATCACTTTTATGTATTAGACGAATCAAGCGGATATCGTAAGAACTTTGTTGAGTTGTGGAGCAGATCCAGCCGTACAAAATGCAAATGGACACAATGCTGTTGATTTAGCATCCAGCGATATCATACGCCGTATATATATTGAGGAATTGCTAAGAGCAACTGCTGCTTCTGAGTACGTTTCttgtttgtatttattaattactaaaacaaatcgaaaaagaaataaaacttatATTAGTAAAGgactaagaaaaaatatgtactatatatatatattaatgtaatgtCACTTACAGAATAGAGAAAGTAATACAATTACTAGATGCAGGAATACATGTAAATTCCTGGGATTCGCAAGGTAGTAAAAACACGCCGCTGCATTGGGCAGTTTGTTACGGAAATAAAGATGTCATTACCTGCTTGATTGGTAAAATTAACTATACTTAATGACATGTACcctaattataatataaaatactgataatataaaaatgcagCTTCCCATTTACAGACCGTGGTGCAGATATAAATGCAGAAAATGGATGCGGTGCTATACCATTGCATGATGCAGTAAATCGTGGTGATATAGCTATATGTCACGAGTTATTACAAGCTGGAGCAAATCCTCTTATAAGAGCTGTAAAAGGGTAaggatttattataatatcttattttttgcACAGTTatgatatttacataatattaaaagatatatttgcGTATAGAACATTTGCAGGGAAAACGCCATATGATCTTTCCCGTGGAAAACAGACCTTGCATGGCcttcttcaaaaatttttatcaaattttacatCAAATGACAATGAAGCTATGCATAGTCCAATTGCATTGTTTTCAGAAGgaaatttttctcaaaaaagtATTTCAAGCAATATGAGCCAACTCTCCATTGAATCTAATAAATCTTCTGAACCAGTATACGATATTCCATTACGAGAATCGGGAAAAGATAGTCCTAACAAAACTActacagaaaaagaaggaatttaTTACTTACTTTGGCCACAACCAAAAACTATCTatgaacttaaaaatttttcaccTCCATTTGTCATTGGCAAAGAACTTTTTATATCCATTATACAGGTatctaaatataatgaaatacttattaataatttgatcatattaattttatgatatgtACTTTTCAACACAGGGCAGTGAGTCCATACACAGAATATTAGATGTTTGGGAAGTTAGCAGAACACACTTATTGGAGTTAGGTCATGATGTAAAAATAGGTGAAGTTCAACCTAGCTCTGGGAAATTATCTAgtgaaaacaaaatagaatgTATAGtgaacaaaaatttgttcaatGTTTCTCACGGCTATCAATTGCATATTTCTCAAAACTCAATTAAAGTTTGTGCTGGAAGCCTACCAGGCTTACATTATGCAGTATGCACATTTGTGCAAATATTACgtttaagtaaaaaagataatacatcTGAAACATGCGAAATAGAACCTGTTCTCATAAAAGATGAACCAAGATTTATACACCGTGGAATATTGTTAGACATTTCACCAAGAGGTCGCATACCTACCCtggaatatttattacacATGGTTGACTTATGGtcatcattaaaaatatctcattTACATCTCTACTCTAGACTAACATCAGCCTGTGACTGGCAACTTTGTTATACTAAATCTGAAATGGTTACACTAGATAGATACTGCAggtaaatttgatatatttttttattatttaaaatttttttttttggatcaatataaaattatttttttttatatatagagatCGTCATTTAGATTTAGTACCAACATTGGACGTCGATTCCAATGTAGGACAACATCATCTCACACAAATGTGGCctatttttcaagaattacTTGCTGTATTTCCTAGCCTGAGCTATGTACATGTTGGACCAAGATTGGCTAGTTTATTAGTTCAACCAGATAACTTCGATCAGAGTTTGTCTGTAAACGAAACAATTGAAACAGATATGTCAGAGGTATATAAATCGTATTCGTGCCTTCAAGAGTTATGGCACATTCTGAATTTGAATTCAAGCACAACTCTATTACTTTGTTCTAATGGATTACATTCCAAATTAGAATTTCATTACATTCCCTCAAATATTATTCTCGTTGAATATGGATTTcaggtataataaatatgtgaatatttttgcttctttttttttttcttttttcctaaaatattaaaattaattgaaaagttGAAACGTATATACGCATGTATATTACAGGCTGATTATGATTTTTCTGAATGGACAGAAGCATTTAGAATAGCGGGaggtaatattttatcgagttCAGGAACAGCAAGTTACAATAGTTTAGCAGGATGTCCAGCATCTACGTATATGAATACAAAAAATGCAATCAAAGCTGCTATTGAACAAGATTCTATTGGTATAGTGGTAGCTCATTGGTCCGGAAGTCATCATCTAACTCCTCATCCTTTTGCTTGGATCGGATATTTAATAGCAGCAGGAATGTCGTGGAATTCAAGcacagatatagatataggaattgatgataattatgatatgCCTGAAGTATCCGGATTAATTaggtattaattttatttcaatttataatatgttatcttttattatattaaattattaataaaatattaactctTCTGTATGTTATAGGCAAAAACATATTACGAAATTACTAGATATTCACATTTTTCAAGATTCAGAATATAAGATTGGAAGTGCAATTTTAGAATTAGGCAGATTAGATACATTAGTATTAACCTTAAGTAAAAATCAATCAGCAAAAGATTTGCAACAAATACCTGACAATCGTGGATCTACTTTATACAGATTATTGACAGATCCCGATAATGTCAATTTGGAATATCTTTCGGCTGATCTATTTGCTGTAAGTTTTgagttatttcttctttaaaaaatattaatttcttcattgaatattatatataaaaaaaaaataaattatcttttctctttaacagAAAATGACAAAACAGATTAAACGTATCTCTCATTCATTATATGAAGGAAACTTATCCTCCAAATTTGCATCAATGGAAATTCAAGAACTTCAATTAACAGCTGATTTAATGCTCACAGCTTGTAAAATTGGTCGAACACTAATTGTTGTGGGTATTAACCCTAACAGTAACATGGGTCTTGCAGTTATCAATTTAGGAGTGTGCAATTTACCACCCACCTTTAGAACTGACATAGCTAATAAAATGTTAGCACATATAGAACAATATAAAGGTTCTTGGTTACAAAGGCATTTACCTCAAGGCCTTCAAAGCTCATTATTGGTATTAACTAGTACTTTACATAGGTTTGTACCagaaacataatttattaaaaattgggGAAAAAAGATTTGCTGTTTACTTACGAAATGTATGTGTTACGAAGTTCCTCTTATAGAAGACTGTAGTAAATATTTACAAGATAAGATAAAGTCAAATATGAAAATGTAGTTACAAGtatctacaaaaaatatttgcttaCTACAGTAAATTCTAATACAGCAAAATTCATCATTAAGTtcatattaacatttttaaggATTAATATAAGTTATCAAGATGTAATGTATTCATTGACCATACTACAAAAAATCGAagttataaacatatatttaattaaatataaacatatttactaatataatacgactttttttttggtctgAAATAATACTAATCATTATTAaccatataaaaaataaattaatataattaaagtaagattaattatataaaaattaacattttttataactatCATACTCATTCACTATACGTGTACTGTGCACAAGTATGacaataaaagattaaattatatttctttctaaaataGGTAAGTGATCATATTATTcatcaaaattaataacatactTATAATACTTTGTTTTGTGTCGTAAAAtctacattaaaaaaaatatatatatactttgaatctctaaaataatatttatgtacaatttttattatttatttataaaattatgaataaaaaatgtatatatatattacacatatatgttaAATTACACAATATATTaagttatttttacataagatatacattgtatatatgttagaAACAAACACATTTAATTCTTTGGTggatttgtaatattaattaaattatttctgttCTGATTGTTCCATCCACCCATTTCTAAATCGTTCTTATGAATTATCTCATTTTCTAGAGCTTGTAATCTATGAAACTCATCAATTTCAAATTGATATTTAGGTGTTGTAATACCAAAAAAATTTGCGAGCCATTCACCAAGATAATCACAACCATCCAATACTTTTGTACCAACCCAGGTTGTTTTATACCAAGTCCAAGGTAACCAATTAAGAGTATGCTACGAATcaacgaatttatatttattaaaagaaaaatatggataatgttatattataaattatacgtgtTTAATTACCGGATCGATTTCAGCTACAACTTTAGTTTCTTGCGTCTTATCTACTTCATCTTCTGAAGAATATTCTTCTAAATCTCCATCAGAAAAATGCAATATTCGTTTTGGACGTTTTTTTGCATTAGTTTTGCACTAAAATTTGtgcgtttataaatattataacctAACACTATAAATTCGCGAGGTACATCTGAACATATACTTGCGTGTCGAATACCACATTCTCCTGCAAGACCACATCATTTAAAtcactttccttcttttcttcgttcgccATAGTTTGACACACATTACACAGTGTCTCAAGTGTCATTTCTTAGTCATGAGCAGAAACAACGTCCTTGTAACATATGTATACTCTTCACGCATGcgtataataagtaaataatgtCCGCGCTACTttctatacatacacacacacacacatttagatatatataatagtattacaCAGTAATTTGAATTAATTGCATGATTTGCAAAATACACTAATCGAATATACtaattattcaagaaattattattatattaaaacaattagATTATAATATCAGATCAATTAATAGAATGATTAATGAATCGTAATATCAATATTGAACGCGCCATTTTTAAACAAAGATTTAAAAAGCGTGTCAAACCTGTATATGaaagtgtttttctttttccattgcAACTCGGTTTTCTTTAACAAGTAACAACAAGTTTACTATTAACTAGTGTCTACTTTCCATTATCATTTTACTTTCTATGCTACTTCTTCATGCTACTGCTGtctatattctattttttgcaTTCAAATATCTAACACACTCCGAGAAAGAAAGTCATAGAGTGATGCAAAAAAACGACACATCATTTGATCCGGTTCTTTCTGTTAATTTTACGTTCTATCTATTCTGACATATTGATTTAGAAATTGtttccaataaaaattttataattcatcgTTCGTTTAGgattaaaagagagataacatCAAAGTCACATATCGATTTCGTTTTTTAGTAGTATCGAAACGTAGTAAAACGCGCTCTATTCAAATTGACTTGATCAATTTTCAAACAGCATGCACTTAAATGCATACGTGCCTGCATGCACATACACTAGAAagtatttgaaagaaaattaacgaatatatacacgtatattgtGTGGGCAAAGTATAAGCtataagaaaatacaaattttactattggaaaaaaaaacaattttttgaaaatatataatgtaacaaaaatatagTATAAGATAAAGGATAAATATGTAGTAACAATTATCTTACTGACCTATTACTGAGAACTTGTAAAAGTAAAGAATTAAGACAAGCTAACTCTTACTCTCTATGCTCTGTATGGTCAAGACCCATCCGGTGTCCCATCAATATGTGTACTTCAAGATCGCTTTTACCTTTCTAGGAAGGAGGGACATCTCTCAAGAGGTATAAAACAGTAAGCAGCAGATTTGTACATCAGTGTGTGCAGTTCCATCTTAGTTAGTAAAGAACTATActtttaaactttttattccataattaattcttatcaAGATGCCAAAAACAAGATTGGTAAGTAgacaaataatatcgatacatacaaatatttttttcttctcaataaaataagtatattataagattattatttttgtagtaTAGAATATTCACGTGTTCTATCCTTATGGTTCATACAGCAGCATCCACTGGcagtatgtatttttttgtttactaatcgattattttatcaatgtctaatattaataataaattaatttaacaaataatttttatagattactATTTTAAACCGGATGATAGATTTGAACCTAACAAACATATTTTCAATGGAAGGTTTATGCCTGGAGATAACATAaaccaaaaaaatattaataattacgatataGAAAATCAAGAAAGGGATTATGCATTTAATGGCAGAATAAATAAAGCGAATCTTGAAGTCAGTAATTTACCTTTACTTACTCATTCGACTGATAATAGATTGCCAGGACATATGGACACAAATTATGAAA carries:
- the LOC127067106 gene encoding uncharacterized protein LOC127067106: MQDICENIRTAIEHGRTDIIRSILEACENGPTAEGITKEKILNQPLLEEGTFLSYASKTNQADIVRTLLSCGADPAVQNANGHNAVDLASSDIIRRIYIEELLRATAASEIEKVIQLLDAGIHVNSWDSQGSKNTPLHWAVCYGNKDVITCLIDRGADINAENGCGAIPLHDAVNRGDIAICHELLQAGANPLIRAVKGTFAGKTPYDLSRGKQTLHGLLQKFLSNFTSNDNEAMHSPIALFSEGNFSQKSISSNMSQLSIESNKSSEPVYDIPLRESGKDSPNKTTTEKEGIYYLLWPQPKTIYELKNFSPPFVIGKELFISIIQGSESIHRILDVWEVSRTHLLELGHDVKIGEVQPSSGKLSSENKIECIVNKNLFNVSHGYQLHISQNSIKVCAGSLPGLHYAVCTFVQILRLSKKDNTSETCEIEPVLIKDEPRFIHRGILLDISPRGRIPTLEYLLHMVDLWSSLKISHLHLYSRLTSACDWQLCYTKSEMVTLDRYCRDRHLDLVPTLDVDSNVGQHHLTQMWPIFQELLAVFPSLSYVHVGPRLASLLVQPDNFDQSLSVNETIETDMSEVYKSYSCLQELWHILNLNSSTTLLLCSNGLHSKLEFHYIPSNIILVEYGFQADYDFSEWTEAFRIAGGNILSSSGTASYNSLAGCPASTYMNTKNAIKAAIEQDSIGIVVAHWSGSHHLTPHPFAWIGYLIAAGMSWNSSTDIDIGIDDNYDMPEVSGLIRQKHITKLLDIHIFQDSEYKIGSAILELGRLDTLVLTLSKNQSAKDLQQIPDNRGSTLYRLLTDPDNVNLEYLSADLFAKMTKQIKRISHSLYEGNLSSKFASMEIQELQLTADLMLTACKIGRTLIVVGINPNSNMGLAVINLGVCNLPPTFRTDIANKMLAHIEQYKGSWLQRHLPQGLQSSLLVLTSTLHRFVPET
- the LOC127067116 gene encoding protein FAM177A1, whose protein sequence is MTLETLCNVCQTMANEEKKESDLNDVVLQENVVFDTQCKTNAKKRPKRILHFSDGDLEEYSSEDEVDKTQETKVVAEIDPHTLNWLPWTWYKTTWVGTKVLDGCDYLGEWLANFFGITTPKYQFEIDEFHRLQALENEIIHKNDLEMGGWNNQNRNNLINITNPPKN